One genomic segment of Ricinus communis isolate WT05 ecotype wild-type chromosome 5, ASM1957865v1, whole genome shotgun sequence includes these proteins:
- the LOC112538053 gene encoding putative lipid-binding protein AIR1B yields the protein MASKAQAITAFLLCLNLVFSSMASATTTCSIDYTKLKLGTSYCSLLAPLLDLDAAICLCAAIKAGLLGVVVDADATLGVLLAGCGKTRPSGFVCK from the coding sequence ATGGCATCCAAAGCTCAAGCAATCACTGCCTTCCTCCTCTGCTTGAACCTCGTTTTCTCTAGCATGGCGAGTGCAACTACCACTTGCTCCATTGATTACACCAAGCTGAAACTCGGAACCAGTTACTGCTCCCTTCTTGCTCCTCTTCTTGACCTTGACGCTGCCATTTGCCTTTGCGCTGCCATCAAAGCTGGTCTCTTGGGCGTTGTTGTCGACGCTGATGCTACGTTGGGCGTTCTGCTCGCTGGCTGTGGAAAGACTCGCCCATCTGGATTTGTTTGCAAATAG
- the LOC125368566 gene encoding putative lipid-binding protein AIR1 — MASRTVASMAFLLSLNLLFFTLVSSTSTSCPKDTVKLGVCVNLLKDLLSVTVGTPPKTPCCSLIAGLVDLEAAACLCTTIKADVAGIKLNLPIHLSLLLNYCGKKVPQGFKCSY, encoded by the coding sequence ATGGCATCAAGAACCGTAGCCTCGATGGCCTTCCTTCTCTCCCTCAACCTCCTCTTCTTTACTTTGGTGAGCTCCACCTCCACTTCTTGCCCAAAAGATACTGTAAAACTTGGTGTATGTGTCAATTTGTTGAAAGACTTATTAAGTGTTACAGTTGGTACCCCGCCGAAAACCCCTTGCTGCAGCCTCATTGCAGGCCTTGTTGATCTCGAAGCAGCTGCTTGCCTTTGCACCACAATTAAAGCTGATGTCGCCGGCATCAAATTGAACCTTCCAATTCACTTGAGTCTGTTGCTCAACTACTGTGGGAAAAAGGTTCCCCAAGGATTCAAGTGTTCTTATTAA
- the LOC8273007 gene encoding 14 kDa proline-rich protein DC2.15 → MASRNVASLAFLLSLNLLFFTLVSSTSTSCPKDTVKLGVCVNLLKDLLSVTVGTPPKTPCCSLIAGLVDLEAAACLCTTIKADVPGIKLNLPIHLSLLLNYCGKKVPQGFKCSY, encoded by the coding sequence ATGGCATCGAGAAATGTAGCATCACTTGCCTTTCTCCTCTCCCTCAACCTCCTGTTCTTTACTTTGGTGAGCTCCACCTCCACTTCTTGCCCAAAAGATACTGTAAAACTTGGTGTATGTGTCAACTTGTTGAAAGATTTATTAAGTGTTACAGTTGGTACCCCGCCAAAAACCCCTTGCTGCAGCCTCATTGCAGGCCTTGTTGATCTCGAAGCAGCTGCTTGCCTTTGCACCACAATTAAAGCTGATGTCCCCGGCATCAAATTGAACCTTCCAATTCACTTGAGTCTGTTGCTCAACTACTGTGGGAAAAAGGTTCCCCAAGGATTCAAGTGTTCTTATTAA